From the genome of Prevotella herbatica, one region includes:
- a CDS encoding adenine phosphoribosyltransferase: MNNQLLLDNLRCIPDWPIDGVNFRDVTTLFKSPEALKEIADEMCDFYTNKGITKIVGIESRGFVMSSAVAVKLGAGIVLCRKPGKLPCKTVQESYAKEYGIDTIEIHEDAINENDVILLHDDLLATGGTMLAACNLVKKFHPKKIYCNFIIELNSEFPKSRELFDKDIEITSLLKF, translated from the coding sequence ATGAATAATCAACTACTATTAGACAATCTGCGTTGTATACCAGATTGGCCAATCGATGGTGTAAATTTCCGCGACGTCACTACCCTTTTTAAGAGCCCAGAAGCTCTAAAAGAAATCGCCGATGAAATGTGTGACTTTTATACAAATAAAGGAATAACAAAAATTGTAGGCATAGAAAGTCGTGGATTTGTAATGTCATCTGCCGTAGCTGTAAAACTTGGCGCAGGCATCGTTCTTTGCAGAAAACCAGGCAAGCTTCCATGTAAGACTGTTCAGGAAAGTTATGCAAAAGAATATGGTATTGACACTATTGAAATCCATGAAGATGCCATAAACGAAAATGACGTAATACTTCTGCACGATGATTTGCTTGCAACTGGAGGAACAATGCTTGCAGCATGCAACTTGGTTAAGAAATTCCATCCAAAGAAGATTTATTGTAACTTCATCATTGAATTAAACAGTGAATTTCCAAAAAGCCGCGAACTATTTGATAAGGATATTGAAATTACATCCCTACTGAAGTTTTAA
- the mnmG gene encoding tRNA uridine-5-carboxymethylaminomethyl(34) synthesis enzyme MnmG: MLFKYDVIIIGGGHAGCEAAAASANMGAKTCLITMDMNKIGQMSCNPAIGGIAKGQIVREIDALGGQMARVTDKTAIQFRMINIGKGPAVWSPRAQCDRGKFIWEWRTVLDSTPNLDIWQDQADELLVENGEAVGVSTIWGVEFRAKSVIVTAGTFLNGLMHVGRKMVEGGRCAEPAVHNFTESINRLGITSARMKTGTPVRIDKRSVHFEDMEEQKGDVDFHQFSYFGEHRILKQLPCWTTYTNKEVHETLKKGLADSPLFNGQIQSTGPRYCPSIETKLVTFPDKEQHPLFLEPEGEDTNEMYLNGFSSSMPMDVQLDAIHKIHAFRDVKIYRPGYAIEYDYFDPTQLKHTLESKKVPGLFFAGQVNGTTGYEEAGGQGTVAGINAAIRCGGGESLIMQRDESYIGVLIDDLTTKGVDEPYRMFTSRAEYRILLRQDDADARLTEKAFELGIAKRDRYDWWLEKKEAVNKLINFCKETPIKAQEINSQLEAIGTTPLRAGCKLIDLIARPHISLSNLSEIIPSLKEAINSPENRKEEIVEAAEIKMKYQGYIEREKIVADKMHRLENIKIKGHFKYSELHEISTEGRQKLERIEPETLAQASRIPGVSPSDINVLLVLLGR, from the coding sequence ATGCTTTTTAAATACGACGTTATTATTATCGGCGGCGGTCATGCAGGCTGTGAAGCGGCTGCTGCCTCAGCTAACATGGGGGCGAAGACGTGCCTGATAACAATGGATATGAATAAGATTGGTCAGATGAGTTGCAACCCCGCTATTGGCGGAATTGCGAAAGGACAGATTGTACGTGAGATCGACGCACTTGGAGGCCAAATGGCTAGAGTGACAGACAAGACCGCAATACAATTCCGAATGATAAACATTGGCAAGGGGCCTGCCGTTTGGAGCCCTCGAGCACAATGTGATCGTGGTAAGTTTATATGGGAATGGCGTACCGTTCTTGACAGCACACCTAATCTTGATATCTGGCAAGATCAAGCTGATGAACTTTTAGTTGAAAACGGAGAAGCTGTTGGTGTAAGTACGATCTGGGGTGTGGAATTCAGAGCCAAGAGCGTAATCGTCACTGCAGGTACTTTTCTGAATGGATTGATGCACGTAGGAAGAAAAATGGTTGAAGGCGGAAGATGCGCCGAACCAGCCGTGCATAATTTCACCGAAAGTATCAACCGACTCGGTATTACATCGGCAAGGATGAAAACAGGAACACCGGTGAGAATAGATAAACGCAGCGTACACTTCGAAGACATGGAGGAACAGAAAGGCGACGTTGATTTTCACCAATTCAGTTATTTTGGAGAGCATCGCATACTAAAACAGTTACCTTGCTGGACTACATATACAAACAAAGAGGTGCACGAAACCTTGAAAAAAGGACTCGCAGATTCTCCCCTCTTCAACGGCCAGATACAAAGTACAGGTCCACGTTACTGTCCTTCGATTGAAACGAAACTAGTCACATTTCCAGATAAGGAACAACACCCTTTGTTTTTGGAACCAGAAGGTGAAGATACAAACGAAATGTATCTAAACGGTTTTTCTTCAAGTATGCCAATGGATGTACAACTTGACGCAATCCACAAAATTCATGCTTTTAGAGACGTAAAGATTTATCGACCTGGTTATGCGATAGAATATGATTACTTTGATCCAACGCAACTAAAACACACTCTTGAATCGAAAAAAGTGCCTGGATTGTTTTTCGCTGGACAAGTGAACGGAACTACCGGATATGAAGAAGCAGGTGGACAGGGAACTGTTGCCGGAATAAATGCGGCTATAAGATGCGGGGGCGGAGAATCACTCATCATGCAACGTGACGAAAGCTACATTGGTGTACTTATAGACGACCTTACAACAAAGGGCGTTGATGAACCATATAGAATGTTCACATCAAGAGCAGAATATCGTATTTTGTTGAGACAAGATGATGCCGATGCCAGACTAACAGAAAAAGCATTCGAATTAGGCATTGCCAAGCGCGACAGATATGATTGGTGGCTTGAAAAGAAAGAGGCTGTAAACAAACTGATTAATTTCTGCAAGGAAACTCCGATAAAAGCGCAGGAAATAAATTCTCAACTTGAAGCTATCGGTACTACGCCATTACGTGCTGGCTGTAAACTTATAGATCTTATTGCACGTCCACACATTTCTCTAAGCAATCTTTCTGAAATAATCCCTTCACTCAAAGAAGCGATAAATTCGCCAGAAAACAGAAAAGAAGAAATAGTAGAGGCAGCCGAAATCAAAATGAAATATCAAGGTTACATCGAGCGAGAAAAAATCGTTGCCGACAAGATGCACCGTCTTGAGAATATAAAAATCAAGGGACACTTCAAATATAGCGAACTTCACGAAATTTCAACAGAAGGTCGTCAAAAGCTTGAAAGAATCGAGCCAGAGACTTTAGCACAAGCAAGTAGAATTCCAGGCGTTTCTCCTAGCGACATTAACGTTCTTTTGGTTCTCTTGGGGAGATAA
- a CDS encoding succinate dehydrogenase/fumarate reductase cytochrome b subunit has protein sequence MWLINSSIGRKLVMSITGVALILFMTFHCCMNVAAIFSGKAYNTICELLGANWYAVVATIGLAALAVCHIVYAFILTAQNRSARGSERYAVTAKPEKVEWASQNMLVLGLIVVLGIGLHLFNFWYKMMFAELAGMQTALSPSDGFGLIKATFSNPVYVVLYIIWLVAIWFHLSHGFWSAMQTLGINGKVWFTRWKVIGIVYVTVLMLAFVAVVLAFYFGIAPSLCAAA, from the coding sequence ATGTGGTTAATCAATTCATCTATTGGTAGAAAATTGGTAATGTCAATAACAGGCGTTGCTCTTATTCTATTTATGACGTTCCACTGTTGTATGAACGTTGCGGCCATTTTCTCAGGAAAGGCTTATAACACAATTTGTGAGTTGCTTGGCGCCAATTGGTATGCAGTAGTTGCAACAATTGGCTTAGCAGCACTTGCAGTTTGTCACATCGTTTATGCTTTCATTCTTACTGCACAGAACCGCAGCGCACGCGGTAGCGAGCGTTACGCAGTGACAGCAAAACCTGAAAAGGTAGAGTGGGCTAGTCAGAACATGCTTGTACTCGGACTTATCGTAGTTTTGGGTATAGGTCTTCACTTGTTTAACTTCTGGTATAAGATGATGTTTGCAGAGCTTGCTGGCATGCAGACAGCACTGTCTCCCTCAGACGGTTTTGGTCTTATCAAGGCAACATTCAGTAATCCTGTATATGTTGTTCTTTATATCATTTGGCTTGTTGCTATCTGGTTCCACCTTTCTCATGGTTTCTGGAGTGCGATGCAGACACTTGGTATCAATGGTAAGGTGTGGTTCACTCGTTGGAAAGTAATTGGTATTGTTTACGTAACAGTGCTTATGCTTGCTTTCGTTGCTGTAGTGCTCGCATTCTACTTCGGTATTGCACCTAGTCTTTGCGCTGCTGCATAA